One genomic region from Aneurinibacillus sp. REN35 encodes:
- a CDS encoding metallophosphoesterase family protein produces the protein MATMRQIAHHILAHKKKANSFTFAYFGDSWFDWGETKQEAIIRYQIFLGGLETAARENPLFILLGGDSVFSGTNEQLTYFKETVVSFMNQTKIPVFAVPGNHERNGPRGPLNPYKRLISNQLNYKIDVPHLRVIALNNIGPETQITNAAYKYYGFEQSGLALTKLKEFLRTTPKNSNIVVMMHVPPQSPGDWSRGDGTKFCLTVGDEFLVKGHPKNQEFLHLMQQYKKKVQHVLCGHVHDYGFKDIGGIPYLINGTGGAVIDFNNISVFQVQNGNVSTPVKKPIIRSKKIPRITFGL, from the coding sequence ATGGCAACAATGCGTCAAATCGCACATCATATATTAGCACATAAAAAGAAGGCAAATTCATTTACGTTTGCCTATTTTGGGGATTCATGGTTTGACTGGGGCGAAACGAAACAAGAAGCCATTATTCGCTATCAAATTTTCTTAGGAGGGTTGGAAACGGCCGCCAGAGAAAACCCGCTATTTATTTTGCTTGGTGGCGATAGTGTGTTTTCTGGTACAAATGAACAGCTAACTTATTTTAAAGAAACGGTCGTCTCATTTATGAATCAAACGAAAATACCTGTATTCGCAGTCCCTGGAAATCATGAGCGAAACGGCCCGCGCGGCCCACTTAATCCATACAAGAGACTTATCTCTAATCAATTAAATTATAAGATTGACGTGCCTCACTTGCGAGTGATTGCCTTGAATAATATTGGACCGGAAACTCAGATCACCAACGCGGCTTATAAGTACTATGGTTTTGAACAGTCTGGCCTCGCACTGACAAAATTAAAAGAATTTCTAAGAACGACTCCTAAGAACAGTAACATTGTAGTGATGATGCATGTACCGCCGCAATCCCCCGGAGATTGGAGCCGAGGAGATGGAACCAAATTTTGTCTGACAGTCGGGGACGAATTTTTAGTAAAGGGGCATCCAAAAAATCAAGAGTTTTTACATTTGATGCAGCAATACAAGAAGAAAGTTCAGCATGTTTTATGCGGACACGTGCATGACTATGGCTTTAAAGACATTGGCGGAATTCCTTATCTTATTAACGGTACCGGCGGGGCGGTGATTGATTTTAACAACATTAGCGTGTTTCAAGTGCAGAATGGGAACGTATCGACACCCGTTAAAAAACCAATCATTCGCAGCAAAAAGATACCGAGAATCACCTTTGGACTTTAA
- a CDS encoding bifunctional diguanylate cyclase/phosphodiesterase, whose protein sequence is MNKQREGVRLQRGEIHTIFIIIAAFLTFFLVRINSEALYGILDPPNYLSIHILLEVFGICVAFSIALQGWMIFPHTMSWHRMLVGAIFGVLGVFGTLHMLSYKGMPFFITESSVPKATWFWMAQRFTESCSLLLIFLFKDSIVPAVRRYTIVASAVLFSLLVSSVIMFNASQLPMLVIEGKGLTPLKIGLEYIFCFFNVLTIGILLHQYRLDRQPAKLTLMLACLFFLLGSLEFTTYKSVYDFNNLLGHVYRFIGVYFILKGIYFATIEEPYIRYTEAKEELYQSEKYLRTITSTLGEGVLVTDKWGRITFMNPEAERLLGWKKKELEGSVFCDVILYGRSTIDFSSSGLHQYKSDDEMFIRKNGIAFHVSCVFTSMLEGSERTGTVIAFNDITERKQQQRMIEHMAYYDSLTQLPNRALFHKHLSEAIEHTKQTEASFALLFLDLDNFKYINDALGHSFGDLVIQTIAEKLQRVVREEDIVSRDGGDEFSLLLKGVTKSEVEAEAARILEVFNKSYTLKEHDIHVTASIGIAMYAGGAEDAETLGRYANIALYDAKKEGKDTYRLYSMDMQNYIFPRVFMESALRKAIEKDELVLYYQPQIDIQTGRLVGAEALIRWIHPEKGMIPPDEFIPLAEETGLIESIGEWVLETGCRQVKTWEKAGFPLLRLGVNLSGYQFRQRHLSDSIQIILEKTDMPPEFVDIEITESMTMNVERTITTLCKLKSIGVQISMDDFGTGYSSLSHLKDFPIDRLKIDRSFILDLPANTEDRAIVSTIITMAQNLHLKVIAEGVETEEHLNLLRYLCCDEAQGYFFAKPLSPKEFEHYLIEGKLTFAST, encoded by the coding sequence ATGAATAAACAAAGAGAGGGCGTTAGACTACAGCGAGGAGAAATACATACGATTTTCATTATTATAGCTGCGTTTTTAACTTTTTTTCTCGTTCGAATAAACAGCGAGGCTTTATATGGTATTTTAGATCCGCCCAATTATTTGTCCATACACATTCTTCTTGAAGTGTTTGGGATTTGTGTAGCCTTTTCTATCGCGCTTCAGGGATGGATGATTTTTCCGCATACCATGTCCTGGCACCGCATGCTTGTAGGTGCTATTTTTGGAGTATTGGGCGTATTTGGAACCCTGCATATGCTTTCGTACAAAGGTATGCCGTTCTTTATTACAGAAAGCTCTGTCCCAAAAGCAACCTGGTTCTGGATGGCCCAGCGTTTTACAGAGTCGTGCAGTCTGCTGTTGATTTTTTTGTTTAAGGACTCGATTGTTCCTGCGGTAAGAAGGTATACGATCGTGGCGTCTGCCGTTCTTTTTTCTCTGCTTGTTTCGTCCGTTATCATGTTCAACGCATCACAGCTCCCGATGTTGGTTATTGAAGGAAAGGGCCTTACTCCTTTAAAAATCGGCTTGGAATACATCTTTTGTTTTTTTAATGTGCTAACGATTGGTATCCTTCTTCATCAGTATCGGCTTGATCGACAACCTGCGAAGCTTACATTGATGCTTGCCTGCCTGTTTTTTTTGCTTGGCTCCTTGGAATTTACTACATATAAGAGTGTGTATGATTTTAATAACCTGCTCGGGCATGTTTACCGGTTTATCGGTGTTTATTTTATTCTTAAGGGCATTTATTTCGCCACGATTGAGGAGCCCTATATTCGTTATACCGAAGCGAAAGAGGAACTGTACCAAAGTGAAAAATACCTGCGCACCATTACATCTACGTTAGGAGAAGGGGTATTAGTAACAGATAAGTGGGGTCGTATTACATTTATGAATCCGGAAGCGGAGAGACTGCTTGGCTGGAAAAAGAAAGAACTAGAAGGAAGCGTCTTCTGTGATGTTATTCTGTATGGCAGAAGTACGATTGATTTCTCTTCATCCGGGCTTCATCAGTATAAGAGTGATGACGAGATGTTTATCAGAAAAAACGGTATCGCTTTTCATGTCTCGTGCGTCTTTACTTCAATGCTTGAAGGAAGCGAGCGAACCGGTACGGTCATTGCCTTTAATGATATTACGGAACGAAAACAGCAGCAGCGTATGATTGAGCATATGGCCTATTATGATTCGCTGACTCAACTGCCGAACCGGGCGTTGTTCCATAAGCATCTCAGTGAAGCGATCGAGCATACGAAGCAGACAGAAGCCTCCTTTGCTCTTCTCTTTCTTGATTTGGATAACTTTAAGTACATTAATGATGCGCTCGGTCACTCATTCGGTGATCTCGTTATTCAAACCATTGCCGAGAAGCTGCAGCGCGTGGTAAGAGAAGAGGATATCGTAAGCCGGGATGGCGGAGATGAATTCTCACTGTTGCTAAAGGGAGTAACAAAATCGGAAGTGGAAGCAGAAGCGGCACGCATTCTCGAGGTGTTCAATAAAAGCTATACACTTAAGGAGCATGACATACATGTTACGGCTAGCATCGGTATTGCGATGTATGCGGGCGGTGCGGAAGATGCCGAGACACTGGGGCGGTATGCGAATATTGCGCTCTATGATGCAAAAAAAGAAGGAAAAGATACCTATCGCCTGTATTCGATGGATATGCAGAACTATATATTTCCTCGCGTATTTATGGAGAGTGCGCTTCGTAAGGCGATAGAGAAGGATGAACTGGTGCTCTATTATCAGCCGCAAATTGATATACAGACAGGCAGGCTTGTAGGCGCAGAGGCGCTGATCCGCTGGATTCATCCGGAGAAGGGCATGATACCGCCTGATGAATTTATTCCGCTGGCTGAAGAAACTGGACTGATTGAGTCCATTGGAGAATGGGTGCTAGAAACAGGATGCAGACAGGTCAAAACCTGGGAGAAGGCAGGATTTCCCCTGCTGCGCCTTGGGGTTAATCTATCAGGCTATCAGTTCCGGCAGCGGCATCTCAGCGACTCGATCCAGATCATACTTGAAAAAACGGACATGCCCCCTGAATTCGTTGATATAGAAATTACAGAAAGCATGACAATGAATGTAGAGCGTACTATTACCACCCTCTGCAAATTGAAAAGCATAGGCGTACAAATCAGTATGGATGATTTCGGAACCGGTTATAGTTCATTAAGCCATTTAAAGGACTTTCCGATTGACCGATTGAAGATTGACCGTAGCTTTATTCTTGATTTACCTGCCAATACGGAGGACCGGGCTATTGTTTCAACAATTATTACTATGGCGCAAAATCTGCATCTTAAGGTGATTGCCGAAGGGGTAGAAACAGAGGAACATCTGAATTTACTGCGGTATTTGTGCTGTGATGAAGCACAGGGCTATTTTTTTGCTAAGCCGCTCTCGCCAAAGGAATTTGAGCACTATTTGATCGAGGGGAAGCTGACATTTGCATCTACATAG
- a CDS encoding SitI3 family protein produces the protein MFYIFYIGADCLFEELKKNIEDFIKANRLDNGSIGRNTSEEFVVVFDWATMSMKEGGQGLAFISEDYQMNLTYRLWFEVFHREANWAERFMTFIGHMLSSVEGDCVLESNGDTPILIRRNGNVVVDDKKMNGTQRFPFYALHYPFVEGDELEVDER, from the coding sequence ATGTTTTATATTTTTTATATAGGCGCTGATTGCTTATTTGAGGAGCTTAAGAAAAACATCGAAGATTTTATAAAAGCAAACCGTCTTGATAATGGAAGCATAGGTAGAAATACAAGCGAAGAATTCGTAGTCGTATTCGATTGGGCAACGATGAGCATGAAAGAGGGAGGGCAAGGTCTCGCATTCATAAGCGAAGATTATCAAATGAATCTTACATATCGCTTATGGTTTGAAGTATTTCACAGGGAGGCGAACTGGGCGGAGCGTTTCATGACCTTTATCGGCCATATGCTCAGCAGTGTGGAAGGTGATTGTGTACTGGAGTCCAATGGAGATACTCCAATCTTAATCAGAAGAAACGGGAACGTAGTCGTTGATGACAAAAAGATGAATGGCACGCAAAGGTTTCCGTTCTATGCTTTGCATTATCCCTTTGTAGAAGGTGATGAACTGGAGGTAGATGAACGATGA
- a CDS encoding ABC transporter ATP-binding protein produces the protein MASLQFNHVKKRYGTQEYTVKDFHLEVADKEFLVLVGPSGCGKSTTLRMIAGLEEISEGEFYIGDRLVNDVPPKDRDIAMVFQNYALYPHMSVYENMAFGLKLRKLPKQEVEARVREAARTLDIEHLLDRKPKALSGGQRQRVALGRAMVRNPQVFLMDEPLSNLDAKLRVQMRTEISKLHRELQTTIVYVTHDQTEAMTMADRIVVMYNGVIQQVATPQEIYHTPANTFVAGFIGSPAMNFLEGVIEERGGNVYFAADSFSLLLEGSTASSLKEAGYVGKAVILGIRPEHILPAISDSESAVMGDIDMIENTGAEAFVYITMHALSLVAKWGGSTYYQSGQSVPLYFDREHLHFFDKETKEAIALAAVDAMKEMHV, from the coding sequence ATGGCGAGTCTTCAATTTAACCATGTGAAAAAGAGGTACGGGACCCAAGAGTATACCGTCAAGGACTTTCATTTGGAAGTAGCGGACAAAGAGTTTCTTGTCCTTGTCGGTCCGTCCGGTTGTGGAAAGTCAACAACGCTGCGGATGATTGCCGGGCTTGAAGAGATCTCGGAAGGTGAGTTCTACATTGGAGATCGACTTGTTAATGATGTGCCTCCGAAGGATCGAGATATTGCGATGGTATTTCAAAATTATGCGCTATACCCCCATATGAGCGTATATGAAAACATGGCTTTTGGCTTAAAGCTGCGAAAGCTGCCGAAGCAGGAGGTTGAAGCAAGGGTAAGAGAGGCGGCCCGTACGCTTGATATCGAGCATTTGCTGGATCGAAAGCCAAAAGCGCTCTCTGGTGGTCAACGGCAGCGGGTGGCACTTGGACGTGCGATGGTGCGCAATCCTCAGGTCTTCTTGATGGATGAACCGTTATCCAACCTTGATGCGAAGCTTCGTGTGCAGATGCGGACAGAGATCAGCAAGCTGCATAGAGAGTTGCAGACAACGATTGTGTACGTTACGCATGACCAGACCGAAGCGATGACTATGGCGGATCGAATTGTCGTCATGTATAACGGTGTCATCCAGCAGGTGGCCACACCGCAGGAGATTTACCATACACCAGCCAATACGTTTGTTGCCGGTTTTATCGGCTCACCTGCCATGAACTTTCTAGAAGGGGTGATTGAAGAAAGAGGCGGGAACGTATATTTTGCTGCTGATTCGTTTTCGCTGCTGCTAGAAGGTAGTACCGCATCATCGCTGAAAGAGGCAGGATACGTAGGAAAGGCAGTGATTTTAGGGATACGACCTGAACATATCCTTCCCGCTATTTCAGACTCTGAGAGCGCCGTGATGGGTGATATCGATATGATAGAGAATACGGGGGCAGAAGCCTTCGTCTATATTACGATGCATGCGTTATCTCTTGTGGCGAAGTGGGGAGGCAGCACGTATTACCAAAGCGGACAGAGTGTTCCGTTGTATTTTGATAGAGAGCACCTTCACTTTTTTGATAAGGAGACGAAAGAAGCCATTGCGCTTGCGGCGGTGGATGCGATGAAAGAGATGCATGTATGA
- a CDS encoding DNA mismatch repair protein encodes MKREEFEIQMTREEIIQHGMLVFQTIGAHYICEVCIQSGSSCCYVCEHIEDGIGCQKRNTACTAWLCGLQKLLFQTIGLMDQWEDFWNQIPGQLFRKDETPDIVSVPFSMSIETFDSQSGEQVAKWLKQYAEKGGDIAKLESYLAHRHTYNRLEDINLAQIDRKEESAV; translated from the coding sequence ATGAAAAGAGAAGAATTCGAGATTCAAATGACGAGAGAAGAGATTATTCAGCATGGTATGCTGGTTTTTCAAACCATAGGCGCTCACTATATTTGTGAAGTGTGCATTCAAAGTGGAAGTTCGTGCTGCTATGTATGCGAGCATATAGAGGATGGGATCGGATGTCAAAAGAGGAATACGGCCTGTACAGCCTGGTTATGTGGTCTGCAGAAGTTACTCTTTCAAACCATTGGCCTGATGGATCAGTGGGAGGATTTCTGGAATCAGATACCTGGACAGCTTTTCCGCAAAGATGAGACACCGGATATCGTGAGCGTTCCCTTCTCTATGTCGATTGAGACATTCGATAGTCAATCCGGTGAACAGGTAGCGAAATGGTTGAAGCAGTATGCAGAAAAGGGAGGAGACATAGCAAAGCTAGAGAGTTACTTGGCTCATAGACATACGTACAATCGGCTTGAAGATATAAATCTAGCACAGATTGATAGGAAAGAAGAGTCGGCGGTGTAG
- a CDS encoding uracil/xanthine transporter codes for MNRLRNSVTLLAGFQWLFFMFANTVVIPLSVGSALQLEQVEIISAIQRSFIVTGIACILQGMFGHRYALMEGQSGLWWGVILSLATTASTLHIDMAALGGSIAVGAIISGVLVTVLGLLGLGDVLKKWFTPVVMFVFLLLLANQLIFIFLKGMIGLNSGDHIDVGVACFSFAIAALTILLNVKAKGVISNLSLLIGMIVGWVGAVFLFPQEAATSIKTVPFLTWFPWGEPTLQWGIVLTVIITGLLNTTNTIATLKGAEDIYEKETRSNQYRASLAWSGAFTSAAGVLGLVPYAPYASSLGFLQSTGIRERAPFFVGSLLFIVLGMIPSFSTFFSTIPQSVGNTILFVAYLQLFRSALTNIEHLAFSSKNIYRIALPALLGMTIMNIPAEAFATIPALIRPLLSNGLLMGILIALFMEFLYYFSTLKNNMQGSVHFTSIK; via the coding sequence ATGAATCGGTTGCGGAATTCTGTCACTTTATTAGCAGGATTTCAATGGTTGTTCTTTATGTTTGCCAATACAGTTGTCATTCCTCTTTCCGTTGGTAGCGCGCTTCAACTGGAGCAGGTTGAAATAATTTCCGCGATTCAGCGGTCTTTTATCGTTACCGGGATTGCCTGTATTCTGCAGGGGATGTTTGGCCACCGCTACGCGCTCATGGAAGGACAGTCGGGCCTGTGGTGGGGCGTGATTTTAAGTCTGGCTACGACAGCCAGTACACTACATATTGATATGGCAGCATTAGGGGGAAGCATTGCTGTTGGAGCGATAATCTCCGGTGTGCTTGTCACCGTGTTGGGCCTGCTTGGGCTCGGTGATGTACTAAAAAAATGGTTCACACCCGTTGTTATGTTTGTTTTTTTGCTTCTGCTTGCCAACCAGTTAATCTTCATTTTTCTAAAGGGGATGATCGGTTTAAATAGCGGCGATCATATCGACGTTGGCGTGGCGTGCTTTTCATTTGCTATCGCAGCGCTTACCATTCTGCTCAATGTGAAAGCAAAGGGCGTGATCAGCAATCTATCCTTGCTTATTGGTATGATTGTCGGCTGGGTTGGAGCCGTTTTTCTTTTCCCGCAGGAGGCAGCGACTTCCATTAAGACCGTTCCCTTTCTCACATGGTTTCCGTGGGGGGAACCAACGCTGCAGTGGGGAATTGTGTTGACCGTAATCATTACGGGGTTATTGAACACAACGAATACGATCGCAACATTAAAAGGAGCCGAGGATATTTATGAAAAGGAGACGAGATCAAATCAGTATCGTGCATCCCTGGCATGGTCGGGAGCTTTTACATCAGCAGCAGGAGTGCTGGGTTTGGTTCCGTATGCACCGTATGCGTCTTCGCTCGGCTTTTTACAATCCACAGGCATTAGAGAAAGGGCGCCCTTTTTTGTAGGTTCACTGTTATTTATTGTTTTGGGTATGATTCCATCGTTCAGCACGTTTTTTTCAACGATCCCGCAGAGTGTTGGCAATACTATTTTGTTTGTTGCTTATTTGCAGTTGTTTCGTTCAGCACTTACTAATATTGAACACCTTGCGTTTTCTTCCAAGAATATTTATCGTATTGCGCTGCCGGCTTTGCTCGGGATGACAATTATGAATATCCCGGCAGAAGCTTTCGCCACGATTCCTGCGCTGATTCGCCCACTGCTTTCTAATGGTTTGTTAATGGGAATTTTGATTGCCTTATTCATGGAATTCTTATATTATTTCAGTACGCTAAAAAATAATATGCAAGGCTCCGTTCATTTTACTTCAATAAAATAA
- a CDS encoding methyl-accepting chemotaxis protein translates to MKNKLTVRLLMYVGGLVVVLTLAYMGLFYKSVGDSVESTISNYSMATATHISTQMDSALYERFIENPTEGREYWLLRESLSDYREKTGALYVYTVQIAEGEKVKVMIDGQPRNLETAGKIGEAAGATTYEDVARVLEGETNSTDIVNDPKYGQYLSAFAPIKNSNGKVIGILGVDIEAKVVKSVEKQVVKSTLPLFIISSILITAVILFVIGIYLTRKLRPLRSVTKASNYFSDGNLLKANEEITNVNIKGDDEISQLAQSFRHMVENNKSMIQLMIATSKQLAASSEQLHTHAKETRVSSRQVADKTQDVVSGMDIQLQSTDESSRAMEEMAIGIQRVAESASVVAEHSVDTVKESQNGQQLLDNAIKQVQQIQASVTKTAQTLEQLGNRSEEISQILDVITDISSQTNLLALNAAIEAARAGEHGRGFAVVADEVRKLAEQSAQSAQNIAQLIHQVQEDTKLSMDSMNEGIEEVKTGIAFIHEVGSSFQRIVHSMQEMATQAQEASAISEEMSASSQEVTASVSEMARMAHETSSTSKLVSNLSSAQLQAMEEVSRSIHALTQVTEELEERINTFKV, encoded by the coding sequence ATGAAGAACAAATTAACTGTAAGGCTGCTCATGTATGTAGGAGGCTTAGTGGTCGTCTTAACGTTGGCCTATATGGGCCTATTCTATAAAAGCGTAGGTGACTCTGTAGAATCTACCATATCCAATTATAGTATGGCTACAGCAACACATATCTCTACCCAGATGGATTCAGCACTGTATGAGCGTTTTATCGAAAATCCGACAGAAGGCAGAGAATATTGGCTACTGCGTGAGTCCTTAAGTGATTATCGGGAAAAAACAGGAGCCCTGTATGTATATACGGTTCAAATAGCTGAGGGAGAAAAGGTAAAAGTAATGATAGACGGGCAGCCCAGAAACCTTGAGACAGCCGGAAAAATTGGCGAAGCGGCAGGCGCTACGACCTATGAGGATGTGGCTCGTGTGCTCGAAGGCGAAACAAACAGCACAGATATTGTGAATGATCCGAAGTATGGCCAATATCTATCTGCGTTTGCCCCTATCAAAAATTCCAACGGAAAAGTCATTGGGATACTTGGCGTTGACATTGAAGCAAAAGTAGTAAAAAGTGTAGAGAAACAAGTGGTGAAATCGACACTGCCGCTTTTTATCATAAGCAGCATCCTTATTACTGCCGTGATCTTATTTGTAATAGGTATTTACCTTACACGCAAGCTGCGTCCGCTTCGGTCTGTTACGAAGGCTTCTAATTATTTTTCCGATGGTAATTTGCTGAAGGCAAATGAAGAGATTACAAACGTGAACATCAAGGGAGACGATGAGATCAGCCAACTGGCTCAGTCTTTCCGCCATATGGTTGAAAATAACAAATCCATGATTCAGCTAATGATAGCGACCAGCAAGCAATTGGCCGCATCCTCAGAACAATTGCACACCCATGCAAAGGAAACGAGGGTATCATCTAGACAAGTAGCGGACAAGACACAAGACGTAGTATCGGGCATGGATATACAGCTTCAAAGCACAGATGAGAGTTCCCGGGCTATGGAAGAGATGGCAATCGGCATTCAGCGGGTAGCCGAGTCCGCCTCCGTCGTGGCTGAACACTCTGTTGATACCGTAAAAGAATCACAGAACGGACAGCAGCTCCTAGACAATGCAATTAAACAGGTACAACAAATTCAAGCATCCGTGACAAAAACGGCTCAAACGCTAGAACAATTAGGCAACCGCTCGGAAGAAATCAGCCAAATACTAGACGTAATTACAGACATATCATCACAAACCAATTTGCTGGCGCTAAATGCTGCCATCGAAGCGGCACGGGCAGGCGAGCATGGTCGGGGATTTGCGGTGGTAGCCGATGAAGTGCGGAAGCTAGCCGAGCAGTCTGCACAATCAGCGCAAAACATTGCGCAGCTAATCCATCAGGTGCAAGAGGATACAAAATTATCGATGGATTCTATGAATGAAGGGATAGAGGAAGTGAAGACAGGCATTGCCTTTATCCATGAGGTGGGAAGCTCATTTCAGCGCATCGTTCATTCCATGCAGGAAATGGCCACTCAGGCACAGGAAGCCTCGGCGATCTCTGAAGAGATGTCAGCCAGCTCCCAAGAAGTAACCGCATCGGTGAGTGAGATGGCTCGCATGGCACATGAGACATCATCTACATCGAAGCTGGTATCAAACTTATCATCTGCACAGCTTCAGGCGATGGAAGAAGTGTCACGTTCTATTCATGCCTTAACACAAGTAACGGAAGAGCTTGAGGAACGAATCAATACGTTCAAAGTCTAA
- a CDS encoding monooxygenase, with protein MSPILLQIDFPTDGPFGKEMSEAYAELAQHLAQTPGLIWKIWTENEGTKEAGGIYLFTDEAHAKSYLTEHTARLQSFGIQNIRSKIFVVNEPLSATTKFIVR; from the coding sequence ATGTCACCTATTCTTTTGCAAATTGATTTTCCAACCGATGGACCATTCGGCAAAGAAATGAGCGAAGCATACGCAGAGCTTGCTCAGCATTTGGCGCAAACGCCGGGTCTGATCTGGAAGATCTGGACGGAAAATGAGGGAACAAAAGAGGCGGGAGGAATTTATTTGTTTACGGATGAGGCGCATGCCAAGTCCTATCTCACTGAACATACCGCTCGTCTGCAGTCATTTGGCATCCAAAATATTCGCTCTAAAATTTTTGTGGTAAACGAACCGCTGTCTGCGACAACAAAATTTATAGTCAGGTAA
- the blaOXA gene encoding class D beta-lactamase, with translation MKKAIWLSLLLLCIGAIGFTAQAQPSGKETVKKMKVDEFFADRDGTFVLRDMKNGQTFVYNQKRAQERRTPESTYKVPHALIGLQVKAVQDEYDVKWWDGVVRKIDAWNRDHTLGSGMRNSVVWYYQAMARDIGEKRMKEWVQKLSYGNQDISGGIDQFWLNSSLAISALEQTDFMEKLYKEELPFDKAVMKTGKRMMIQQEEDDYTLYGKTGTRSDNGLGWFVGFVDGGDRSYAFATNVDGTGTQAKNITFDILKKYHIIK, from the coding sequence ATGAAAAAAGCAATCTGGTTATCGCTCCTTTTACTATGTATAGGAGCAATAGGTTTTACAGCACAGGCTCAGCCATCAGGGAAAGAGACGGTTAAAAAAATGAAGGTTGATGAGTTTTTTGCGGATCGTGACGGGACATTTGTATTGCGTGATATGAAAAACGGACAAACATTTGTCTACAATCAAAAGAGAGCACAGGAAAGAAGAACACCGGAATCTACCTACAAGGTGCCACATGCATTAATCGGACTGCAAGTAAAAGCGGTTCAGGATGAATATGATGTGAAGTGGTGGGATGGGGTCGTACGGAAAATCGATGCGTGGAACCGCGATCACACGCTTGGATCGGGCATGCGCAATTCCGTTGTATGGTATTATCAAGCGATGGCTAGAGATATCGGGGAGAAACGTATGAAAGAATGGGTGCAAAAGCTCTCCTATGGCAATCAGGATATAAGCGGCGGCATTGATCAATTCTGGTTGAACAGCTCTCTTGCCATCTCTGCATTGGAACAAACAGATTTCATGGAGAAACTGTATAAAGAAGAACTGCCCTTTGATAAAGCGGTAATGAAGACAGGAAAGCGAATGATGATCCAGCAGGAGGAAGATGATTATACGCTTTACGGAAAAACAGGTACAAGGTCCGATAACGGCTTGGGGTGGTTTGTTGGCTTTGTGGACGGAGGGGATCGTTCTTATGCTTTTGCCACCAATGTAGATGGCACAGGTACACAGGCTAAGAATATTACATTCGATATTTTAAAGAAGTATCACATAATCAAGTAG
- a CDS encoding YesL family protein encodes MKGSIVGGGVYRACEWIAFLAYVNVLWLLFSLLGCILFGFMPATAAMFFCIRKYRFETKDFPVWATFWQVFRREYRSAQKVGGILGALGGGLFLIHGYVLPALAGEWAGHLYVYGMEAGIVLCIVLALQYLFPMLAHVEMGMGAYFKNAALLFLIRPLHALGTACGLLLIGSILLRYPSLFPFYGGSIAAMWLSWNYERIEQSIRSMETMEGTTNHIVKNGG; translated from the coding sequence ATGAAAGGGAGTATTGTTGGTGGAGGAGTGTACAGGGCTTGTGAATGGATTGCGTTTCTAGCTTATGTCAATGTGCTTTGGCTTCTCTTCTCACTGCTCGGCTGTATTCTTTTTGGCTTTATGCCGGCAACGGCGGCTATGTTTTTTTGTATACGAAAATATAGGTTTGAAACAAAGGATTTTCCTGTATGGGCAACGTTTTGGCAGGTGTTCCGCCGTGAGTACCGATCCGCTCAAAAAGTCGGAGGTATACTGGGAGCGCTGGGTGGCGGGCTGTTTCTGATACATGGCTACGTGCTTCCGGCTCTTGCCGGGGAGTGGGCGGGTCATCTATATGTGTATGGCATGGAAGCAGGCATCGTTCTATGCATTGTGTTAGCCCTGCAATATCTTTTTCCGATGCTTGCCCATGTGGAGATGGGAATGGGAGCGTATTTTAAAAATGCGGCGCTGCTGTTTCTCATCCGTCCGCTGCATGCGCTGGGTACGGCATGCGGGCTGCTTCTCATAGGAAGCATTCTGCTGCGTTATCCCTCTCTCTTTCCTTTTTATGGCGGAAGTATAGCGGCGATGTGGCTGAGCTGGAATTATGAAAGGATAGAGCAGTCGATTCGCAGCATGGAGACAATGGAAGGCACGACAAATCATATCGTAAAAAACGGAGGCTGA